A window of the Acidovorax sp. YS12 genome harbors these coding sequences:
- a CDS encoding hydantoinase B/oxoprolinase family protein codes for MSDLNQPIRGKTPSADEVALINKFLNDTTLFLGPDPEIMQNHDLMPRTPEEDAAVRQVNDAHVIAKIRDRLQAGCDEGYEMVEQMGAAPGAKWGDVITGVYSASGDLAIASAGGVLIFSALVHHPIKFIIKNWINDPTVGVREGDGFIHNDSRYGNVHNTDQSMIVPIFHEGKLVCWVASTVHEGENGAIEPGGMPSMAESPSDEGLKMSPFKVVENYQIKRDVLTFLQNSVREPKLQYEDMKVKLFACLRIKQRIEETLNTDGPQALVSTLRTTMENVRAEVKRRISEWPDMTVRTYIIQDSTLRENCLVKINCKLTKTGDRLIFDFRGSSPEFTNRATNTIVAGLKGMLAQVFLCYVWPDLPRGQAAFAPIEVITDPHSIVNCSYDAPNSQSLMSIFTGFTAGQHAVAKFLYSCPEKYTKVHAPTFNMINTFIWGGVSQHGETLGNLCADLNGMGAGATVDRDGEHALAPIFATMADIGEQELNEEEVPFLQLVSKKMTRDAIAPGKYRGGQGYTMMVATKDSAQWGFMTVCQGAKFPPIQGLFGGYACGAYPLCKIEGVDVYDVLLNEPHKFKHSIEELMNERPFKGARYTTHHMGMGFEISKRGELFMISQGAGAGYGDLLERDPAGVIKDIEDGLMSPGVAERLYKVKFDPVTLAVNQEATQVARDAERKARIARSVPFKEFVKTWNQPKPPSNMQYFGCWGDDIDTLYVGSPDITRKANEPKPNYMRHPKDVRIEVLEARLAAAGVLQDEKQ; via the coding sequence ATGAGCGATCTGAACCAGCCCATTCGGGGCAAAACACCAAGCGCCGACGAAGTCGCGCTGATCAACAAGTTTCTCAACGACACCACGTTGTTTCTCGGTCCCGACCCCGAGATCATGCAGAACCACGACCTGATGCCCCGCACCCCAGAGGAAGATGCAGCGGTCCGCCAGGTGAACGACGCGCACGTCATCGCCAAGATCCGCGACCGGCTGCAGGCCGGTTGCGATGAAGGCTATGAAATGGTGGAGCAGATGGGTGCCGCGCCGGGCGCCAAATGGGGTGATGTGATCACCGGTGTCTATTCGGCCTCAGGCGATCTGGCTATTGCCAGTGCCGGCGGCGTGCTGATCTTCTCGGCCCTGGTGCACCACCCGATCAAGTTCATCATCAAGAACTGGATCAACGACCCCACCGTGGGTGTGCGCGAGGGCGACGGCTTCATCCACAACGACTCGCGCTACGGCAACGTGCACAACACCGACCAGAGCATGATCGTGCCCATCTTTCACGAGGGCAAGCTGGTGTGCTGGGTGGCCTCGACGGTGCACGAAGGCGAGAACGGCGCGATTGAGCCGGGCGGCATGCCTTCCATGGCCGAGAGCCCCAGTGACGAGGGTCTGAAGATGTCGCCCTTCAAGGTGGTGGAGAACTACCAGATCAAGCGCGACGTACTGACCTTCCTGCAGAACTCGGTGCGCGAGCCCAAGCTGCAATACGAGGACATGAAAGTCAAGCTGTTCGCCTGCCTGCGCATCAAGCAGCGGATTGAAGAGACACTCAACACCGACGGTCCTCAGGCTCTGGTGTCCACCCTTCGCACGACGATGGAGAACGTGCGCGCCGAGGTCAAACGCCGCATCAGCGAATGGCCCGACATGACGGTTCGCACCTACATCATCCAGGACTCGACCCTGCGCGAGAACTGTCTGGTGAAGATCAACTGCAAGCTCACCAAGACCGGAGACCGGCTTATCTTCGACTTCCGCGGCTCCAGCCCGGAGTTCACCAACCGCGCCACCAACACCATCGTGGCCGGCCTCAAGGGCATGCTCGCGCAGGTTTTCCTGTGCTACGTGTGGCCGGATCTGCCACGCGGCCAGGCCGCGTTTGCCCCCATCGAAGTGATCACCGATCCCCACTCGATCGTCAACTGTTCCTACGACGCGCCCAACTCCCAGAGCCTGATGTCGATCTTCACCGGCTTCACCGCCGGCCAGCATGCGGTGGCGAAGTTCCTGTACAGCTGCCCCGAGAAGTACACCAAGGTCCATGCACCGACCTTCAACATGATCAACACCTTCATCTGGGGTGGGGTCAGCCAGCATGGTGAAACGCTGGGCAACCTGTGTGCCGATCTCAACGGCATGGGTGCGGGCGCCACCGTGGATCGAGACGGTGAGCATGCGCTGGCGCCGATCTTCGCCACCATGGCCGACATCGGCGAGCAGGAGCTCAACGAAGAGGAAGTGCCCTTCCTGCAACTGGTCTCCAAGAAGATGACGCGCGATGCCATTGCCCCGGGCAAGTACCGTGGCGGTCAGGGCTACACCATGATGGTGGCCACCAAGGACAGCGCGCAGTGGGGCTTCATGACGGTGTGCCAGGGCGCGAAGTTCCCGCCCATCCAGGGTCTGTTCGGCGGCTACGCCTGCGGTGCTTATCCGCTGTGCAAGATCGAGGGGGTGGACGTGTACGACGTGCTGCTCAACGAACCGCACAAGTTCAAGCACTCGATCGAAGAGCTCATGAACGAGCGCCCCTTTAAAGGGGCCCGCTACACCACCCACCACATGGGCATGGGCTTCGAGATCTCCAAGCGCGGCGAACTGTTCATGATTTCACAGGGCGCTGGTGCCGGTTACGGTGACCTGCTGGAACGCGATCCAGCGGGTGTGATCAAGGACATCGAAGACGGCCTGATGTCGCCCGGCGTGGCCGAGCGCCTTTACAAAGTCAAGTTCGATCCGGTCACGCTGGCGGTGAACCAAGAGGCCACGCAAGTTGCGCGCGACGCCGAGCGCAAGGCGCGCATCGCGCGCAGCGTTCCCTTCAAGGAGTTCGTCAAGACTTGGAACCAGCCCAAGCCGCCGTCGAACATGCAGTACTTCGGCTGCTGGGGTGACGACATCGACACGCTCTACGTGGGAAGTCCGGACATTACGCGCAAGGCCAACGAACCCAAGCCCAACTACATGCGACACCCGAAGGATGTCCGCATCGAAGTGCTGGAGGCCCGACTGGCCGCCGCGGGTGTTTTGCAGGATGAGAAGCAATGA
- a CDS encoding hydantoinase/oxoprolinase family protein, giving the protein MALQINIDNGGTLTDICILDDTGVRKTKVLTTPYDLSKCFFEGLQKASGVIYGQTDVKRLLEEVDLIRYSTTQGTNAICERKGPRLGLIIDAQSRDLPVRLAEHDPEVFDVLVGDRVVFLDSATVMGDTAEVDVVKAINHLTATGANRLVVSFDGDDFLAVEDRFKKIALRKYPRHLLGAVPILYGSDLTADQDVVRRTWTAVINSFLHPAMEAFLFNAEGRLREYRTKNPLLIFRNDGDASRVAKTVAINTYSSGPRGGMEGVKAFSRLYGFTDSVSIDVGGTTTDIGQYLNGTVAEVRRGHVEGISVSIPLCEIMSAGAGGSSIFRVVNNHITIGPDSVGAVPGPACFGRGGKEATITDAGLLCGLFDPKSYFGGGMTLDVERATNAVTTNIAEPLRLKLDDALLQMELAYEEKIAVELHRFTKISKDTVMLAFGGAGPLNACGVAEKAGIDQVAIPQMAAVFSAYGIGSCDVSQRYTVMLEQHDTASLKDALDALKVKASRDMYAEGYEAGNYAMEARLVADFGNGREEIQTLDDEPVFPAAFDKAGTVELELKAVKALRTEGAKKASFTRGKPAVSVGVRNVLTRSKGRVDVPVYQLAQLQKGDWAIGPAILEEDFFTCRVLDGWAFVVSDAGDVLLNRKG; this is encoded by the coding sequence ATGGCATTGCAAATCAACATAGATAACGGTGGGACCCTGACCGATATCTGCATATTGGATGACACAGGGGTCCGAAAAACCAAGGTGCTGACCACGCCGTACGACTTGAGCAAGTGCTTCTTTGAAGGCCTGCAAAAAGCGTCCGGTGTGATCTACGGCCAGACGGATGTGAAGCGGCTTCTCGAAGAAGTCGATCTGATCCGTTACTCAACGACGCAGGGCACCAACGCGATCTGCGAGCGCAAGGGGCCTCGCCTGGGTCTGATCATCGACGCCCAGTCGCGTGACCTACCAGTGCGCCTGGCTGAGCACGATCCGGAAGTGTTCGATGTGTTGGTGGGCGACCGTGTGGTGTTCCTGGACTCTGCGACCGTGATGGGCGATACCGCCGAGGTAGACGTGGTGAAGGCGATCAACCACCTCACGGCCACCGGCGCCAATCGGCTGGTGGTGAGCTTCGATGGTGACGACTTCTTGGCGGTGGAAGACCGTTTCAAGAAAATCGCTCTGCGCAAGTACCCACGGCACCTGCTGGGGGCCGTCCCCATCCTGTACGGGAGCGACTTGACGGCCGACCAGGATGTCGTGCGGCGCACGTGGACTGCGGTGATCAATTCCTTCCTGCACCCCGCCATGGAGGCCTTCCTGTTCAACGCAGAGGGCCGGCTGCGCGAGTACCGGACTAAGAACCCGCTGCTGATCTTTCGCAACGACGGTGACGCCTCCCGCGTGGCCAAGACGGTGGCGATCAACACCTACAGTTCGGGTCCGCGCGGTGGCATGGAAGGCGTCAAGGCCTTCTCCAGGCTGTATGGATTCACCGACAGCGTTTCCATCGATGTGGGCGGCACCACGACCGACATCGGTCAATACCTCAACGGCACGGTGGCCGAGGTGCGGCGCGGTCACGTGGAGGGGATCAGCGTGTCTATTCCCCTGTGCGAAATCATGAGTGCCGGTGCCGGCGGGAGCTCGATCTTCCGCGTTGTGAACAACCACATCACCATCGGGCCGGACAGTGTGGGCGCTGTGCCCGGGCCGGCCTGCTTCGGCCGTGGCGGCAAGGAAGCAACCATCACCGACGCGGGTTTGCTGTGCGGTCTGTTCGATCCGAAGTCCTACTTCGGTGGCGGCATGACGCTGGACGTCGAGCGCGCCACCAATGCAGTGACCACCAACATCGCCGAACCCCTGCGACTGAAGCTGGACGATGCCTTGCTGCAGATGGAGCTCGCCTACGAGGAAAAGATTGCCGTGGAGCTGCACCGCTTCACCAAGATTTCCAAAGACACCGTAATGCTGGCCTTTGGTGGTGCAGGACCACTCAACGCCTGCGGTGTAGCCGAGAAAGCGGGCATCGACCAAGTGGCTATTCCACAGATGGCAGCCGTTTTCAGCGCCTACGGCATTGGCTCCTGCGATGTGTCGCAGCGCTACACCGTGATGCTGGAGCAGCACGACACGGCCAGTCTGAAGGACGCGCTGGATGCGTTGAAAGTGAAAGCCTCGCGCGACATGTACGCCGAAGGCTACGAAGCTGGCAACTACGCCATGGAGGCGCGCCTGGTGGCGGATTTCGGCAACGGCAGGGAAGAGATCCAGACCCTGGACGATGAACCGGTGTTCCCGGCCGCCTTTGACAAGGCGGGCACGGTCGAACTGGAACTCAAAGCCGTGAAGGCCTTGCGCACCGAAGGCGCCAAGAAGGCGAGTTTTACCCGGGGTAAGCCGGCGGTCTCTGTGGGCGTTCGCAACGTGCTGACCCGAAGCAAGGGTCGCGTCGATGTGCCGGTCTACCAGCTAGCTCAACTCCAGAAGGGTGACTGGGCGATAGGTCCGGCCATTCTCGAAGAAGACTTTTTCACCTGCCGTGTGCTCGATGGCTGGGCCTTTGTGGTCAGCGATGCCGGCGATGTTTTGCTCAACCGGAAGGGCTGA
- a CDS encoding acetone carboxylase subunit gamma, translating to MKVLMTEYLQIDLETENWECRVCGHVIGSAHEAYKEGLLVHNRDPRDIHPPIIDPEKYRFTFSPDPEWVRILEYCCPGCGTQVETEYAVPGHPPLHDMQPDLPALKAQWARRGELKEAVVGQAVAMESGHKH from the coding sequence ATGAAAGTTCTGATGACCGAATACCTCCAGATCGACCTGGAGACCGAAAACTGGGAGTGCCGCGTCTGCGGTCACGTGATTGGCTCGGCCCACGAGGCCTACAAGGAAGGCCTGCTGGTGCACAACCGCGATCCGCGCGACATCCACCCGCCCATCATTGACCCGGAAAAGTATCGATTCACCTTCAGCCCAGACCCCGAGTGGGTTCGCATTCTGGAGTACTGCTGCCCCGGTTGCGGCACCCAGGTCGAAACCGAATACGCCGTCCCGGGCCACCCGCCGCTGCACGACATGCAGCCGGACCTGCCGGCGCTCAAGGCCCAGTGGGCCCGACGCGGTGAGCTGAAGGAAGCCGTGGTCGGTCAGGCAGTGGCCATGGAGTCGGGCCACAAGCACTGA
- a CDS encoding sigma-54-dependent Fis family transcriptional regulator, with the protein MFSRPENDRRVMLAWERFQQDPSADPSGLRSLIDDSWRRCQLASVDPGQLQAPITISGGKLYQLRDQCAELLGASTPVMAQARTFLSETGTVMVLTDTHGTVLSMEGDLRTLGAAESVHLLAGANWSEGASGTNAIGTTLSVGQPVQIHSAEHYCEGIKRWSCSATVIRDSLDGTPLGSIDVSGLTGSYSRHTLALVVSTAARIESRLAQTELDLRYGLLEACVHLMNDQNSDGVILFDRRGRAIKANHQAAEMLIELERANIGLSGLRLPDIRITGDDQSLVLPQWAQRDHLEPVLVDGKQVGALLTMPNRQRTKSVFVSLPSMSIEDLDTSFERVVGVSAAIRSTVSRARQLAKSRVPVLLTGETGVGKEVFARGIHEAHSNPGAPFVALNCGGFSRELLSSELFGHAEGSFTGAKRGGMIGKIEAANGGTLFLDEIGEMPMDLQPNFLRVLEEGEVYRLGENKPRKVSFRLVAATHRDLRKEIRDGNFRMDLFYRIAVTSIHIPPLRERQEDIPLLFQHYVKQLSKQHGLGVKEMRPGVMNALQRYGWPGNVREFRNAVESMLLTAPGSVITEGDLPPEFLHMAHVAAQPAVDGEPHARDLTRLEAAEREALVDAMRQCLGNLTAVARHLGIAKSTVYLKLKRFGLESLVDELRGQSALS; encoded by the coding sequence ATGTTCTCGCGGCCCGAGAACGACCGGCGCGTGATGCTGGCCTGGGAACGATTCCAGCAGGATCCATCGGCCGACCCCAGTGGCCTGCGTTCGTTGATCGACGATTCCTGGCGCCGCTGTCAGCTCGCCAGCGTGGATCCGGGGCAGTTGCAGGCGCCCATCACTATTTCGGGCGGCAAGCTCTACCAGTTGCGCGACCAATGTGCAGAGTTGCTGGGTGCCAGCACGCCAGTGATGGCACAAGCGCGCACCTTTCTTTCCGAGACCGGTACGGTGATGGTGTTGACTGACACCCATGGCACCGTGCTGAGCATGGAGGGTGACCTGCGCACGCTGGGCGCGGCAGAAAGCGTGCACCTACTCGCTGGCGCCAACTGGAGCGAAGGCGCCTCCGGAACCAACGCGATCGGTACCACGCTGTCGGTTGGGCAACCGGTGCAGATCCACTCGGCCGAACACTATTGCGAGGGCATCAAGCGCTGGTCATGCTCGGCCACCGTGATCCGGGACTCGCTGGATGGGACGCCGCTGGGTTCGATTGATGTCTCGGGGCTCACGGGCTCGTACAGCCGACACACCCTGGCGCTGGTGGTGTCCACCGCTGCGCGCATCGAAAGCCGGCTGGCGCAGACGGAGCTGGACCTGCGCTACGGCCTGCTGGAGGCCTGCGTGCACCTGATGAACGATCAGAACAGCGATGGCGTCATCCTGTTTGACCGCCGCGGCCGAGCGATCAAGGCCAACCACCAGGCCGCCGAGATGCTGATCGAACTGGAGCGCGCTAACATTGGCCTGTCCGGTTTGCGCCTGCCCGACATCCGTATTACCGGTGACGACCAGTCGTTGGTGCTGCCTCAGTGGGCGCAGCGCGACCACCTGGAGCCGGTGCTGGTGGATGGCAAGCAGGTCGGTGCTTTGTTGACGATGCCCAATCGGCAACGGACAAAAAGTGTATTTGTCTCGCTGCCGTCGATGTCGATTGAGGACCTGGACACGTCGTTTGAGCGGGTGGTTGGTGTATCGGCCGCCATCCGGAGCACGGTCTCTCGGGCGCGCCAGTTGGCCAAGTCGCGGGTCCCTGTGCTGCTGACCGGGGAGACCGGCGTCGGCAAGGAGGTTTTCGCACGCGGTATTCATGAAGCCCATTCGAATCCCGGTGCGCCGTTCGTGGCGCTCAACTGTGGTGGTTTTTCGCGCGAGCTGCTGAGCAGCGAGCTGTTCGGTCACGCCGAGGGTTCGTTCACCGGTGCCAAGCGTGGCGGCATGATCGGCAAGATCGAAGCCGCCAATGGCGGCACCTTGTTTCTCGACGAGATCGGTGAGATGCCGATGGATCTGCAGCCCAACTTCTTGCGTGTGCTGGAGGAAGGCGAGGTGTACCGGCTGGGTGAGAACAAACCTCGAAAAGTGAGTTTCCGCCTGGTCGCGGCGACCCACCGGGATTTGCGCAAGGAAATCCGCGACGGCAACTTCCGCATGGACCTGTTCTACCGCATCGCGGTGACCAGCATCCACATTCCACCGTTGCGTGAACGTCAGGAAGACATTCCGCTGCTCTTCCAGCACTACGTCAAACAGCTGTCAAAGCAGCACGGGCTGGGCGTGAAGGAGATGAGACCCGGCGTCATGAACGCCTTGCAACGGTATGGTTGGCCGGGCAATGTGCGCGAGTTCCGCAACGCGGTCGAGAGCATGTTGCTGACCGCCCCTGGCTCAGTGATCACCGAAGGGGATCTGCCCCCGGAATTTCTGCACATGGCACACGTGGCGGCACAGCCCGCGGTCGATGGCGAGCCGCATGCACGCGACCTGACACGCCTGGAAGCAGCCGAGCGGGAAGCCTTGGTTGACGCGATGCGCCAGTGTCTGGGCAACCTGACGGCTGTAGCGCGTCACCTGGGCATTGCCAAGAGCACCGTGTACCTCAAGCTCAAGCGATTCGGACTCGAATCGCTGGTGGACGAACTGCGCGGGCAGTCCGCCTTGTCCTGA
- a CDS encoding hydantoinase/oxoprolinase family protein has protein sequence MRRVSVDIGGTFTDCFVVWDGQYIEAKALTTHHNLALGFNEALGKACKVLKVELEDILSGVDSVRYATTLGTNALIEHKGPKIGMLVTAGFEATVPLSRARGYGEGLDNLGQQDMPNAQRPDPLVMPHMIRGVRERVDFQGKLVMPLDEEDVRSQIRSLVDKGAEIIVVALVNAVVNPLHEQRIEEILLEEYPSHLLGAIPVILSHQVAGRKGEYVRATSAIVDGYLHSTMYHALSALEQNLRAHRYDKPMLVIHNSGGMAQLNSTDALQTIHSGPVSGIGASEHLAMQIGLGNVVATDMGGTSYDIGIVVDGGVKHYDFNPVIDRWLVSVPMVHLVTLGAGGGSVATYDRMYNTVKCGPESAGSDPGPACYDRGGMKPTVTDADLLLGYLDAKNYAGGSIPLNPRRAKAAIEDTLCDDLECDVIEAALLIREKVDDNMANGLFTELRARGYDPKDFTMLAYGGNGPLHCCGIAQNLSIDKILAPPLSSVFSAVGAGNMHQLHIHEQSLYMVLYDSNTRHLFDDYDRFNSIVAELKELGTQDLLRQGMTREEICHNLELDMRYGNQLVQTTAVIPKHDVNGPADVLALISQFSNDYGKRFGEGSQAPEAGIRINTIRVAAFVRHETVQFEDIKPVPPEKRKTPPTPASTRKCHFVGHKEAFDTPVWDRAAIEPGVQIPGPAIVASEVTTFLVNPGWNFVAARQGASWFLRA, from the coding sequence ATGAGGCGTGTATCTGTCGATATCGGTGGAACGTTCACCGACTGTTTTGTGGTCTGGGATGGCCAGTACATCGAGGCCAAGGCCCTGACCACCCACCACAACCTGGCGCTTGGCTTCAACGAAGCCTTGGGCAAGGCCTGTAAAGTGCTGAAGGTCGAGCTGGAGGACATCCTGTCCGGCGTGGACTCGGTGCGCTACGCCACCACCCTGGGCACCAATGCCCTGATCGAGCACAAAGGACCGAAGATTGGCATGCTTGTGACGGCAGGCTTTGAAGCCACGGTGCCGTTGAGCCGGGCTCGTGGCTATGGCGAAGGCCTGGACAACCTGGGCCAGCAGGACATGCCCAACGCCCAGCGCCCGGACCCGCTGGTGATGCCGCACATGATCCGCGGTGTGCGTGAGCGCGTGGATTTTCAGGGCAAGCTGGTGATGCCGCTGGACGAGGAGGACGTGCGCTCCCAGATCCGTTCACTGGTGGACAAGGGCGCCGAGATCATCGTAGTGGCGCTGGTCAACGCGGTGGTCAATCCATTGCACGAGCAGCGAATTGAGGAAATCCTGCTGGAGGAGTACCCGTCACACTTGCTGGGCGCGATTCCGGTCATCCTGTCGCACCAGGTGGCGGGGCGCAAGGGCGAATACGTGCGCGCCACCTCGGCCATCGTCGACGGCTACCTGCACTCGACCATGTACCACGCGCTCTCGGCGCTGGAACAGAACCTGCGCGCGCACCGCTACGACAAGCCGATGCTGGTGATCCATAACTCGGGCGGCATGGCGCAGCTCAATTCCACCGACGCACTGCAGACCATCCACTCCGGCCCGGTCTCGGGCATCGGTGCATCCGAACACCTGGCCATGCAGATCGGTCTGGGCAACGTGGTGGCCACCGACATGGGTGGCACCAGCTACGACATCGGCATCGTGGTGGACGGTGGGGTTAAGCACTACGACTTCAACCCGGTGATCGACCGCTGGCTGGTGTCTGTGCCCATGGTGCACCTGGTGACGCTGGGCGCGGGCGGTGGCTCGGTGGCCACCTACGACCGCATGTACAACACCGTCAAGTGCGGCCCGGAGTCGGCGGGCTCGGACCCCGGACCGGCCTGCTACGACCGCGGAGGCATGAAGCCGACCGTGACCGATGCCGACTTGTTGCTGGGCTATCTGGATGCCAAGAACTACGCGGGGGGGTCGATCCCGCTGAACCCGCGCCGTGCCAAGGCGGCCATCGAAGACACGTTGTGCGATGACCTGGAATGCGACGTGATCGAGGCCGCGCTGCTGATTCGCGAGAAGGTGGATGACAACATGGCCAACGGGCTGTTCACCGAATTGCGCGCACGCGGCTACGACCCCAAGGACTTCACCATGCTGGCCTACGGCGGCAACGGCCCGCTGCACTGCTGCGGGATCGCACAGAACCTGTCGATCGACAAAATCCTGGCGCCACCCCTGTCCTCGGTGTTCTCCGCGGTGGGCGCTGGCAACATGCACCAGCTGCACATCCACGAGCAGTCGCTCTACATGGTGTTGTACGACTCGAACACACGCCACCTGTTCGATGACTACGACCGCTTCAACAGCATCGTGGCCGAGCTGAAGGAACTGGGCACGCAGGACTTGTTGCGTCAGGGCATGACACGGGAAGAAATCTGCCACAACCTGGAGCTGGACATGCGCTACGGCAACCAGTTGGTGCAGACCACGGCCGTGATTCCCAAACACGACGTGAACGGTCCGGCGGATGTGCTGGCCCTGATCTCGCAGTTCTCCAACGACTACGGCAAGCGCTTCGGCGAGGGCTCGCAGGCGCCGGAAGCGGGCATCCGCATCAACACCATCCGGGTGGCGGCCTTTGTGCGCCACGAGACGGTGCAGTTCGAAGACATCAAGCCCGTGCCACCGGAGAAGCGCAAGACGCCGCCAACCCCCGCCAGCACACGCAAGTGCCACTTTGTGGGTCACAAGGAAGCCTTCGACACCCCCGTCTGGGACCGGGCCGCCATCGAGCCGGGTGTGCAGATCCCGGGGCCGGCCATTGTCGCGTCCGAAGTCACGACGTTCCTGGTGAACCCGGGGTGGAACTTCGTCGCCGCGCGCCAGGGAGCGTCCTGGTTCCTGCGCGCCTGA